Part of the Paracoccus sp. S3-43 genome, CTCGCGTTCGCCGCCGCCCATGTCGTCGAAACGCGCCCCTTCGGGCTTTACATGCGCCAGGTCGGTGCGGTCCAGATAGCTGACGGCCAGTTCGCGGAAGACATAGTCCAGGATCGAGGTCGCGTTCTTGATGCTGTCATTGCCCTGCACCGCGCCCGCCGGCTCGAACCGGGTGAAGGTGAAGGCGTCCACGAATTCCTCCAGCGGCACGCCGTATTGCAGGCCCACCGACACCGCGATGGCGAAATTGTTCATCATCGCCCGGAAGCCCGCGCCTTCCTTGTGCATGTCGATGAAGATCTCGCCCAGGCCGCCGTCGTCATATTCGCCGGTGCGCAGATAGACCTTGTGCCCGCCCACGATCGCCTTCTGGGTATAGCCCTTGCGGCGCTGCGGCAGCTTCTCGCGGTGGCTGCGGACGGCCTCCTTGACGATGATCCGCTCGACGATCTTCTCGGCGATCACGGCGGCCTTTTCCTGGGCGCTGCCGGTGGAAAGGATCTCCTCGGCCTCCTCGTCATCCTCGACCAGGGCCGAGGCCAGCGGCTGGGACAGCTTGGACCCGTCGCGATAGAGCGCGTTGGCCTTGATGCCCAGCGACCAGGACAGTTCGTATGCCGCCAGCGCATCGGCAATCGTCGCGCTGTTCGGCATATTGATCGTCTTGGAAATCGCACCCGAGATGAAGCTTTGCGCCGCCGCCATCATGCGGATATGGCTTTCGACCGACAGATAGCGCGTGCCCGTCTTGCCGCAGGCATTGGCGCAGTCGAAGACCGGCAGGTGTTCGGCCCGCAGATGCGGCGCGCCTTCCAGCGTCATGGTGCCGCAGACATGGTCGTTGGCGGCGTCGATCTGGGCCTTGGTGAAGCCCAGGTGCCGCAGCAGGTCGAAGGTCGGGTCGGCCAGCTTGCCTTCGGGGATGCCCAGCGTGCCCTTGCAGAAATCCTCGCCCAGGGTCCACTGGTTGAAGACGAAGCGGATGTCGAAGGCGGTGGCAAGGGCGGATTCGATCTTGTCGATTTCCGCCAGGCCGAAGCCATGGCCCGCAAGGGCGGTGTGGTTGATGCCGGGGCAGTTGCCAAGGCTGGCATGGCCGACGGCGTAAGCCACGATCTCCTCGATCTGGGCGGGGGAATAGCCCAGCGTGGTCAGCGCGGCCGGAACCGACTGGTTGATGATCTTGAAATAGCCGCCGCCCGCCAGCTTCTTGAACTTGACCAGGGCGAAGTCCGGCTCGATCCCGGTGGTGTCGCAATCCATGACCAGGCCGATGGTGCCGGTGGGCGCGATCACCGTGACCTGGGCGTTGCGGAAGCCGTGATCCTCGCCCCCCGTCAGGGCCTCGTCCCAGGCTTGGCGGGCGATGGCGACCAGGCTGGCGTCGGGGCAGTTCTCGGCGTCCAGGTCCACCGGCAGGACGTTGACGCCCTGATAGGCGCCGGTGCCGTGGGCCGCCGCCCGGTGGTTGCGGATCACCCGCAGCATGTGGCGCGCGTTGCGGTCATAGCCGGGGAAGGCCCCCAGTTCGGCGGCCATCTGCGCGCTTGTCGCATAGGCCACGCCGGTCATGACCGCCGTCAGCGCGCCGCACAGCGCCCGGCCCTGATCGCTGTCATAGCCCAGGCCCATGTTCATCAGCAGGCCGCCGATATTGGCATAGCCCAGGCCCAGCGTGCGAAAGTCGAAGCTGCGCTGCGCGATCTCCTGTGACGGGAACTGCGCCATCAGCACGCTGATTTCCAGCGTCACCGTCCACAGCCGGGTGGCGTGGACATAGGCGTCGGCGTCGAAGCGGCCATCGTGATAGAAGGCCAGCAGGTTCATCGACGCCAGGTTGCAGGCCGTGTCGTCCAGGAACATGTATTCGCTGCACGGATTGGACCCGCGGATCGGCCCGTCCTCGGGGCAGGTGTGCCAGGCGTTCACCGTGTCGTGGAACTGGATGCCCGGATCGGCGCAGGCCCAGGCGGCATGGCCGACCTGTTCCCACAAGTCGCGGGCCGAGACGGTCTTGGCGACCTTGCCGTCGGTGCGGCGCAGCAGCTCCCACGGCGCATCGTCGCGCACCGCTTGCAGGAAGGCATCCGTCACCCGGACCGAGTTGTTGGAATTCTGGCCCGAGACGCTGACATAGGCCTCGGAGTCCCAGTCGGTGTCATAGGTCGGGAATTCGATGCTGTCGAAACCCTGCCGCGCATATTGCAGCACGCGGTTGATATAGGTTTCCGGGATCATCGCCCGCTTGGCGGCGCGGATCGCGGATTTCAGCCCGTCGTTCTGCGCGGGATCCGTCTCGCCCTCGCCCGCGCGGATGGCGGCGAAGATGTCGTTCAGCCGCGCCTCATGCGCCTTGGACCCCGCGACGAGGCTCGCGACCTTCTGTTCCTCGATGACCTTCCAGTTGATGAAGGATTCGATATCGGGGTGATCCATGTCGCAGATCACCATCTTGGCGGCGCGCCGCGTGGTGCCGCCCGACTTGATCGCGCCCGCCGCCCGGTCGCCGATCTTCAGGAACCCCATCAGGCCGCTGGACTTGCCGCCGCCCGACAGGTTTTCCCCTTCGCCGCGCAGCGACGAGAAGTTGGTGCCGGTGCCGCTGCCGTATTTGAACAGCCGCGCCTCGCGGACCCACAGATCCATGATGCCGCCTTCGTTCACCAGATCGTCGCTGACCGACTGGATGAAGCAGGCATGGGGCTGGGGGTGTTCATAGGCGCTGTCGGACTTGACCAGCTTGCCGGTCGTGTAATCGACATAGAAATGCCCCTGGCTCGGGCCGTCGATGCCATAGGCCCAGTGCAGCCCGGTGTTGAACCATTGCGGGCTGTTCGGCGCGGCCATCTGCCGGGCCAGCATGAAGCGCATCTCGTCGTGATAGGCGCGGGCGTCCTCTTCCGTGGTGAAATAGCCGCCCTTCCAGCCCCAATAGGCCCAGGCTCCGGCCAGCCGGTCGAAGACCTGCCGGGCGCTCGTCTCTCCGACATGGCGCCGGTCCTCGGGCAGGGCGGCCAGGGCGTCGTCGTCGGCCACGCTGCGCCACAGGAATTCGGGCACGCCCTTTTCCGTGACGCGCTTCAGCGCCGCCGGGACGCCCGCCTTGCGAAAATATTTCTGGGCGATGACGTCGCTGGCGACCTGGCTCCAGCCCTGCGGGACTTCCACCTGGTCGTTGCGAAAGACGATCTTGCCATCGGGATTGCGGATCTCGCTCGTGGTGGTGGTGAAGGCGATATCGCCATATGCGCCCCCGGCAGGGGTGGTAAAACGCCGTTCGATCTTCATGCCCGTAGCCCTTTCATGTCATCGTCCCTGATCCGCGACCTGCGCCATGCGGCACGGGGCCGCCCCGTTGCCGCAGCAACGGACCCGGACAGCCGAAGCGCCCGATCGGTCGAAAATCGCGAAGCGACGGGCCTTGGTGATTATCGCTCACCTGTCACCACATCTGGTATGGCCAACGCCGCAGACCACAAGATTGATCCCATTCGGCGGCGGTTTCAACCGTTTTATTTGGTAGGGATCATGGTGAATCCGGTTGACTTTGGCCTGAGAGTGAGACCGGCAGATTCGCTCACAACCGGGATAAGAGGCGAACCGTCAACAGGATCGGAATGGCGTTATAGCGTGCGACGACAGGGGGTTAGAAGAAGCCGTCCCAAGGTTATCCACACCTTTATCCCAAGGTCATCCCAGGGTTGTGCACAGATGATGCAAACTTGTCACAATCGCGGGCGATCACGGCTGTGGACGGATGGCGCCCCGATCCGTGACGATCAGATCCAGCGGCTGGTCGAAAGGCTCGGCCGGGATGTCGGGCAGTTCCTGGACCGCGAAGGCCAGGCCGATGGCGGTGGCGCGGCCGGATTCGCGCAGCAATTGCAGGGTGCGGTCGTAATACCCGCCGCCATAGCCGATGCGATTCCCCCGCAGGTCGAAGCCCGCCAGCGGCACGATCAGCACATCGGGCCGCAGGACCGGCTGCGAATCAGCGGGGTGGAACGTGCCGAAGACTCCGGGCACCAGCGGCTCGCCGTCCCATTGCCGGAAGATCAGCGGCACGGCGCGGCCCGGCACCACCGGCAGGCAGACCGGCCCGTCATGGGCGGCCATCGCGGGCCGGGGATCCGGCTCGCCCCGCATCGGCCAATAGCCCGACAGGACCGCGCCCCGATGGGGCGCCAGGGCGGCGGTCAGGTGGCGGGTCAGCGCGTCCTGGTCGCCACCGGCCGCACGGGCGGCCAGGGCGCGGGCGCGCAGGGCGGATTTGTCGAAGGCCGTCACAGCAGGATCACCGTCGCCAGGCCCAGGAAGGCGAAGAAGCCCACCACATCCGTCACCGTGGTCACGAAGGTGGGCGAGGCCAGCGCCGGATCCGCGCCCAGCTTTTCCAGCGTCAGCGGTACCAGGATCCCGGCCAATGCGGCAATCGTCAGGTTGATGATCATCGCCAGCCCGATCACCGCGCCCAGACTGGCGCTGCCGAACCACAGATAGGTCACGGTCCCGATGGCCAGCCCGAAGATCGCGCCGTTCAGCAGGCCGACGACCACTTCCCGCCGGATCACGCGGACCGAATTGTCCTTGGTCAGATCCTTGGTGGCCAGCCCGCGCACCGCCACGGTCAGCGTCTGCGTCCCGGCATTGCCGCCCATCGAAGCGACGATCGGCATCAGCACGGCAAGCGCCACCAGCTGCGCGATCGAGCTTTCGAACAGCCCGATCACCGATGCCGCCGCCACCGCCGTCAGGATGTTGGTGGCAAGCCAGGGCACGCGCTGCCGGGCGGTCTGCATCACGCTGTCGGTCAGGCTCGATTCGTCGCCCACCCCCGCCAGGCGCAGGATGTCTTCCTCGTGTTCCTCGTCCAGCACGGCCATGGCGTCGTCGATGGTGATGATGCCCACCAGCCGGTCGTCGCGATCCACCACCGGGGCGGAAATCAGGTGATACTGGTTGAAGACATAGGCGACGTCCGCGTCCTCGGCGAAGGCGCTGATGGTGCGGAAGCTGTCCTCGGTGATCTCGCGCAGGGGGGTCGCGTGGGGGGATGCCAGCAGGCGGCCTAGGGTGACATAGCCCAGCGGATGGCGGCGCGGATCGACCAGGACGATGTGATAGAACTGCTCGGGCAGCCATTCCTCGGATTGCAGGAAGGCCACGGCCTCGCCCACGGTCCAGTGTTCGGGGGCGGTCACGACCTCGGACTGCATCAGGCGGCCCGCCGAATATTCGGGATAGGCCAGCGACTGCTGGACGGCGGCGCGGTCGGTGGCGTCAAGCGCGGCCAGGATCTCGGCCCGCTCGGGCTCGTCCATGTCCTCGACCAGATCGACCACGTCGTCGCTGTCCATTTCCCGGACGGCTTCGGCCACGACCTCGCGGGGAAGCTGGTCGATCACGTCCTCGCGGATCGAATCGTCGATCTCGGACAGGATCTCGCCGTCGATCTCGCCGCTGTAGAGCGCCAGGAAGGCGCGGCGCTTGGCCGGGTCCAGCCGTTCGATGATGTCGGCGATGTCGGCGCCGTGCATCGGCTCCAGCAGGGTGTTGAGCGTCGCGGCGTCGCCCGCCTCGATGGCGGCGTCGATCTGGTCCAGAAGCGCGCGCCGGGGCAGGTATTCGTCTTCGGCCGTGCGGTCCTCGGGCGGGGTGGTCTGGTCGGTCATGCCGCGTTCTCCGCGTTCAGCAGCGCAAGCGCCGCGCGGTGCAGATCGGGCGAGGCGGCGGCGATCACCCGGCCGCCACGATGCGCGGGACCGCCCTGCCAGTCGGTGACGATGCCACCGGCGGCCCGGACCACCGCCAGCGGCCCGGCGATGTCATAGGATTGCAGCCCGGCCTCGATCACCAGATCCACCTGGCCCAGGGCCAGCAGCCCATAGGCGTAGCAGTCAAGCCCATAGCGCGTCAGCCGTACCTGGCTTGCCACGCGGCGGAAGGCGGCGGCTTCATCGGCCGTCCCGACCTCGGGATAGGTGGTCAGAAGCGTCGCCTGGGACAGATCGACGCGCCGCGCCGCCAGGGCGCGGGGGCCGCTGTCGGTCACAAGGCGCGCCTGGCCCAGGCCGCCCTCGAACCGTTCGCGGGTATAGGGCTGGTCGATCAGGCCATAGACGATATCCTGCCCGTCGGACAGGCCGATCAGAACCCCCCAGCTGGTCGCGCCGCACAGAAAGGCGCGGGTGCCGTCAATGGGATCCAGGATCCAGGTCAGGCCGCTGGTTCCTTGGGCCGCGCCATATTCCTCGCCCAGGATGGCGTCCTCGGGGCGGCGGCTGGCCAGAACCTCGCGCATGGCGCGTTCGCCGGCGCGGTCGGCCTCGGTCACGGGGTCGAAGCCGGTCTGCCATTTGTTGTCGGCCACCAGGCCGGTGCGGAAAAAGGGCAGAATCGCGGCACGGGCGGCATCCGCCATCCGGTGCGCCGTGTCGATAATGTCTTGCGCGTCCTGCATGGCTGCCCCCTTGGTCCGGTTCACCGGCAGGACTAACCCGAAGGCGTCGTCCTGCCAATGGCGGCAAGCGGATTTGGCAGCCGGAACCGTGTCAGGCGGGTGACAGCGACACGCCCCGCGCCGGGATCAGGCGGCGTCGGACAGCACGCGGGCCAGTTCGAAGATCTGGCGGCGCTGCGCGACCGGCATCGTGTAATAGGCGCGCACCAGTTGCAGCGCCTCCTTGTCGGCCAGGATGTCGCCCGCGACGCCCTCGGGGACGTCGCCTTCCTGCAATCCCTCGAAGAAGAAGCTGACCGGCACGTCCACCGCCCGCGCGATATCCCACAGCCGGGACGCCGACACCCGGTTCATGCCGGTTTCGTATTTCTGGATCTGCTGGAACTTGATACCGACCTTGTCGGCCAGTTGCTGTTGCGTCATCCCGATCATCCAGCGACGATGGCGAATGCGCTTGCCTACATGAACGTCAACACCGTGTTTCATCGTTACCACCCTAATGCAATCTAAGGAAGCACTATCTTAACCTTCCTCAATTTTCGAGTGTTAACCTGGTTAACGACCTCGTTCCTGACCAAAAAGACAGGTTCGGTGCGGCTGTCGAGGGCCTTTTGTTAAGGGAATGACAGACTTGGCGAAAACCTCCATGCCCGAGGGTTCGGGGCTGATCCGAATCGCCCTGGTTGAACAGCTGGGAGGAGAGCCGGTGATCCGGCTGCGTCCGGCCCCTCGGGCCGGGGCTGGGCAGGTGCTGGTGCGGATGCGCGCGGCGGCGCTGAATTTCGCCGACCTGCTGAAGGCGAAGGGCGAATACCAGGAACGCCAGGATCCGCCCTTCGCCCCCGGCCTGGAAGGTGCGGGCGAGGTGATATGGGCGCCTGAAAACAGCGGCTTCCACCCCGGCGACCGCGTGGCCGTGCTGGCGCCGGGAACGCTGGCCGAACAGGTCGCGGTGTCCCCCGGCGCCTGCACGCCGATCCCCGCCGCGATGGATTTCGAACAGGCGGCGGGCTTCCAGATCGCCTATGGCACCAGCCACCTGGCGCTCTCTGCCCGCGCCGCCCTGCAACTGGGCGAGGTGCTGGCGGTGCTGGGTGCTGCGGGCGGCGTGGGTCTGACCGCGGTCGAGATCGGGCGCGCCATGGGCGCCCGCGTGATCGGCGTGGCGCGGGGGCGCGACCGGCTGGACGTGGTGCGCAGAGCCGGGGCCGATCATGTCATCGACAACGCCGACTGCCCGGACCTCAAGGCCGCCTTGCGCGATCTGGGCGGGGTCGACGTGATCTATGACGCCGTGGGCGACAGCGCCGGAGAGGCGGCCTTCCGCGCCCTGAATCCCGGCGGGCGGTTCCTGGCGATCGGCTTCGCGGGCGGCAGGCCGCCGGTGCTGCCGCTGAACCACGCCTTGGTCAAGAACATCGCCATCCACGGCTTTTATTGGGGCGGCTATGCCAGGCTGGATCCCGCGGCCGTGTCGGACAGCATGAGGGATCTGTTGCGCATGTTCCAGGACGGCCAGCTTGCTCCGGTGCTGGGCCAGGTGATGCCGCTGGATCGCGTGGCCGAGGCCTTCGACATGCTGCGCAGCCGCAAATCGGTCGGCAAGATCGTCGTGACACTGTAACAACTGCGTAAAACTGTGCCGATCCGGCCGCGTGGCGCATTGAAACGCGGCGATCTCATGCCAATATGGGGGCCATAAACCGGCAGATGCCGGCATGTCCTCGTAGGGAGAGATTGATGGCAGATTACAACACTTACCGCACCACGCAGAGCGTCGGCAGCCGCCAGGCGGTGATCGACGAAGGGCTGCGGGCCTACATGAACAAGGTTTATGGGCTGATGGCGGTCGGCATGGGTGTAACCGCCGTCGCGGCCTATGGCATCAGCACCGCCGCCGTCGATGCGTCGGGACAGCTGACCCAGCTTGGCGTCGCGCTCTATGCCTCGCCCCTGAAATGGGTGATCATGTTCGCGCCGCTGCTGGTGGCCTTTGCCTTCGGCGCCGCGCTGAACCGCCTGTCGGTTTCGGCCGCGACCATGCTGTTCTACGGCTTCGCCGCGCTGATGGGCCTGTCGATCAGCTCGATCTTCCTGGTCTATACCGACATGTCGATCGTGCAGACCTTCCTGGTGACGGCCATCGCCTTCGCGGGCCTGTCGTTGTGGGGCTATACCACCAAGAAGGACATCTCGGGCTGGGGCAGCTTCCTGATCATGGGCGTGATCGGCCTGATCGTGGCGTCCATCGTGAACATCTTCCTGCAATCCTCGGCGATGCAGTTCGCGATCTCGATCCTGGGCGTGCTGATCTTCGCGGGCCTGACCGCCTATGACACGCAGAACATCAAGAACACCTATCTGCAAATGGCCGGTTCGGACCGGGACTTCATCGGCAAGACCGCCATCATGGGCGCCCTGCAACTGTATCTGGACTTCCTGAACCTGTTCATGTTCCTGCTGCAGTTCATGGGCAACCGCGACTGATTTTCGCGACAGCCTGACAGCCTTGACCCCCGCCTGACCGGCGGGGGTTTTTCATTCCCCGAACCGCCATTCCCCGTTCCCAAGCGCGGGGGCGGCGCGGTCATGGGTCAGGTCGCTGCGACTGAGGCGGATGGGGGTGCGCAGGCCGGGGATGCCCTCGGGGGCGATGCGCAGGCCGCGCGCGGCGATCTGAGGTTCCGTCAGCGCCTCGGCCACGTCGTTGACGGGGCCGGCGGGGACGCCTGCGGCCTCCATCGCGGCGATCAGGTCGGCGCGGGTGCGGCGCAGGGTGGCGGCGGTCAGGATCGGCACCAGCCGGTCGCGATGGGCGACGCGGACCGGGTTGGTGGCGAAGTCGGGGTCCGTGGGCAGGTCGGGCAGGTCCAGAACCCGGCACAGCGCGGCGAATTGCCGATCGTTGCCGCAGGCGACGATCAGATGGCCGTCGCTGGCCGGGAACAGCTGATAGGGCACGATGTTCGGATGCGCATTGCCCAGCCGGTGCGGCACCGTGCCGCCCAGCAGATAGTTCGTCGCCTGGTTCGCCAGCACCGCCACGCCGCAATCCAGCAGCGACAGATCCAGATGCTGGCCCCGGCCCGACCGCGCCCGTTCGGCCAGCGCCGCCTGCACGGCGATCACCCCGTAAAGCCCGGTGAAGATGTCGATCCAGGCGACGCCGACCTTCTGCGGCTCTCCGCCCGGATCGCCGGTCAGGTCCATGATCCCGGACATGCCCTGGATCAGGAAATCGTATCCCGGCTGGCGGGCGCGCGGCCCGTCCTGCCCGAAGCCGGTGATCGAGGCATAGACCAGCCCCGGATTGCCCGCCGACAGCGCCGGGTAATCCAGCCCGAAGCGGGTCAGCCCGCCCAGCTTGAAGTTCTCGATCACCACATCCGCCTGCGCGATCAGGCCGCGCAGCCGCGCCAGATCGGCGGCGTCGTTGAAGTCGCAGATGACCGAGGTCTTGCCCCGGTTCGCCGCGTGGAAATAGGCGGCGACCCGCTCGGTCCCGCCATCCGGCAGCGGCCGGTCGATGAAGGGCGGGCCCCAGCGGCGGGTGTCGTCGCCCTCGGGCGATTCGACCTTGATGACCTCGGCCCCCAGGTCGGCCAGGGTCTGGCCGATCCACGGCCCGGCCAGGATCCGCGCCAGTTCGACGACCCGCAGGCCCTTCAGCGGCGGCTCAGCCAAAGGCCTGGATCCCGGTCTGCGCACGGCCCAGGATCAGCGCGTGAACGTCATGCGTGCCCTCATAGGTGTTCACCGTCTCCAGGTTCTGGGCGTGGCGCATGACGTGGTATTCGCTGGAAATGCCGTTGCCGCCATGCATGTCGCGGGCCATCCGCGCGATCTCCAGCGCCTTGCCGCAATTGTTGCGCTTGACCAGGCTGATCATCTCGGGCGCGAAGCGGCCCTCGTCGAACAGCCGCCCGACCCGCAGGGACGCTTGCAGGCCCAGGGCGATTTCCGTCTGCATGTCGGCCAGCTTCTTCTGGAACAGCTGCGTCGCGGCCAGCGGGCGGTTGAACTGGTGGCGGTCCAGCCCGTATTGGCGGGCGCGGAACCAGCAATCCTCGGCAGCCCCCATCGCGCCCCAGGAAATGCCATAGCGCGCGCGGTTGAGGCAGCCGAAGGGCCCGCCCATGCCCTCGACGCCGGGCAGCAGGGCGTCTTCGCCGACCTCGACATCCTCCATCACGATCTCGCCGGTGACCGAGGCGCGCAGGCTCAGCTTGCCCTCGATCTTCGGCGCCGACAGGCCGTGCATGCCCTTTTCCAGCACGAAGCCGCGGACCTTGCCGCCATGGGCGTCGGATTTCGCCCAGACCACGAAGAGATCGGCGATGGGGCTGTTGGAAATCCACATCTTCGCGCCGTTCAGCACATAGCCGCCATCGGTCTTCTTGGCGCGGGTCTTCATGCCGGCGGGGTCGGACCCCGCGTCCGGCTCGGTCAGCCCGAAGCAGCCGATGAATTCGCCCGAGGCCAGATTCGGCAGGTATTTGCGCTTCTGCGCCTCGCTGCCATAGGCCTCGATCGGGAACATCACCAGCGACGACTGGACCGAGGCCATGCTGCGGTATCCGCTGTCGATCCGTTCGATCTCGCGCGCGACGAGGCCGTAGGAGACGTAGGACGCGCCGACCCCGCCGTATTCCTCGGCCACGGTCACGCCCAGCAGGCCCGCCGCGCCCATCTCGCGGAAGATCTCGGGGTCGGTCTGCTCGGTCAGATAGGCGTCCTTGACGCGCGGGGCCAGCCGGTCGGCCGCGAACGCCGCCGCGCTGTCGCGGATCATCCGCTCTTCCTCGGACAACTGGTCGTCCAGAAGAAACGGATCGGCCCAGTCGAACGCCGCGCCTTTGTGGGATTTCGTGGACATCTGTTCCTCCCTTGGGGTCGGGGCAAGGATAACGACATGCGGGGCGGTCCCGAAAGGCCCAAATCGCGGGCGATTGGTGCGGGCGCGCGGATCGGTTAAGCCTGCCGCCAGAATCACCATCCCGAGAGAGAGACGATGGGCTATTTTCCCCACTGGCGCCCGGCCACCGGCGCGACGGTCCTTCCCGATGAGAAGCTGCCTTGGGCCGCCGCCGTTCCGATGAGCTTTCAGCACCTGCTGGCGATGTCGGGGTCCACGATCCTGGCGCCGCTGATCATGGGCTTCGATCCCAATGTCGCGGTGTTCTTTTCCGGCATCGGCACGCTGTTGTTCTTTGTCATCACCGGCGGGCGGGTGCCCAGCTATCTGGGATCGTCCTTCGCCTTCATCGCGGTGGTGATGGCCGCGACCGGCTTCGCGGGCGGCGGGGCCAATCCGAATATCGGCGTGGCCCTGGGCGGGATCATCGCGGCGGGGCTGGTCTATGCGCTGATCGGGCTGGTGGTGATGGCAATCGGTTCCGGCTGGGTCGAACGGCTGATGCCCCCCGCCGTCACCGGGGCCATCGGCGTCGCCATCGGGCTGAACCTGGCCCCGGTCGCGGTGGGCCAGTTGAAGGGCAGCATGGCGCATCTGGCCATCGCCCTGGCGACGGTGCTGTGCATGGCGATGGTGTCGGCCTATGGCGGGCGGGCGACGAAGCGCGTGGCGGTGCTGATCGCCTTGGTCTTCGGATACGGGCTGGTGCTGGTCCTGGGCAACGGCGCGGGGATCGTGCCGGGCATCGACTTCGCCCGTGTCGCGCAGGCGCCCTGGTTCGGCGTCCCGAACTTCACCGCGCCGCAAGTCGACTGGACCGCCATC contains:
- a CDS encoding vitamin B12-dependent ribonucleotide reductase, whose product is MKIERRFTTPAGGAYGDIAFTTTTSEIRNPDGKIVFRNDQVEVPQGWSQVASDVIAQKYFRKAGVPAALKRVTEKGVPEFLWRSVADDDALAALPEDRRHVGETSARQVFDRLAGAWAYWGWKGGYFTTEEDARAYHDEMRFMLARQMAAPNSPQWFNTGLHWAYGIDGPSQGHFYVDYTTGKLVKSDSAYEHPQPHACFIQSVSDDLVNEGGIMDLWVREARLFKYGSGTGTNFSSLRGEGENLSGGGKSSGLMGFLKIGDRAAGAIKSGGTTRRAAKMVICDMDHPDIESFINWKVIEEQKVASLVAGSKAHEARLNDIFAAIRAGEGETDPAQNDGLKSAIRAAKRAMIPETYINRVLQYARQGFDSIEFPTYDTDWDSEAYVSVSGQNSNNSVRVTDAFLQAVRDDAPWELLRRTDGKVAKTVSARDLWEQVGHAAWACADPGIQFHDTVNAWHTCPEDGPIRGSNPCSEYMFLDDTACNLASMNLLAFYHDGRFDADAYVHATRLWTVTLEISVLMAQFPSQEIAQRSFDFRTLGLGYANIGGLLMNMGLGYDSDQGRALCGALTAVMTGVAYATSAQMAAELGAFPGYDRNARHMLRVIRNHRAAAHGTGAYQGVNVLPVDLDAENCPDASLVAIARQAWDEALTGGEDHGFRNAQVTVIAPTGTIGLVMDCDTTGIEPDFALVKFKKLAGGGYFKIINQSVPAALTTLGYSPAQIEEIVAYAVGHASLGNCPGINHTALAGHGFGLAEIDKIESALATAFDIRFVFNQWTLGEDFCKGTLGIPEGKLADPTFDLLRHLGFTKAQIDAANDHVCGTMTLEGAPHLRAEHLPVFDCANACGKTGTRYLSVESHIRMMAAAQSFISGAISKTINMPNSATIADALAAYELSWSLGIKANALYRDGSKLSQPLASALVEDDEEAEEILSTGSAQEKAAVIAEKIVERIIVKEAVRSHREKLPQRRKGYTQKAIVGGHKVYLRTGEYDDGGLGEIFIDMHKEGAGFRAMMNNFAIAVSVGLQYGVPLEEFVDAFTFTRFEPAGAVQGNDSIKNATSILDYVFRELAVSYLDRTDLAHVKPEGARFDDMGGGEREGQNVAPVSEQAELKSLTMLKQISSAGYLRKRLPQDLMVLQAGVSATAILAAEPAAMDLRAKARMQGYEGDPCGECGNYTLVRNGTCMKCNTCGATSGCS
- a CDS encoding 5-formyltetrahydrofolate cyclo-ligase, producing MTAFDKSALRARALAARAAGGDQDALTRHLTAALAPHRGAVLSGYWPMRGEPDPRPAMAAHDGPVCLPVVPGRAVPLIFRQWDGEPLVPGVFGTFHPADSQPVLRPDVLIVPLAGFDLRGNRIGYGGGYYDRTLQLLRESGRATAIGLAFAVQELPDIPAEPFDQPLDLIVTDRGAIRPQP
- the mgtE gene encoding magnesium transporter, whose amino-acid sequence is MTDQTTPPEDRTAEDEYLPRRALLDQIDAAIEAGDAATLNTLLEPMHGADIADIIERLDPAKRRAFLALYSGEIDGEILSEIDDSIREDVIDQLPREVVAEAVREMDSDDVVDLVEDMDEPERAEILAALDATDRAAVQQSLAYPEYSAGRLMQSEVVTAPEHWTVGEAVAFLQSEEWLPEQFYHIVLVDPRRHPLGYVTLGRLLASPHATPLREITEDSFRTISAFAEDADVAYVFNQYHLISAPVVDRDDRLVGIITIDDAMAVLDEEHEEDILRLAGVGDESSLTDSVMQTARQRVPWLATNILTAVAAASVIGLFESSIAQLVALAVLMPIVASMGGNAGTQTLTVAVRGLATKDLTKDNSVRVIRREVVVGLLNGAIFGLAIGTVTYLWFGSASLGAVIGLAMIINLTIAALAGILVPLTLEKLGADPALASPTFVTTVTDVVGFFAFLGLATVILL
- a CDS encoding inositol monophosphatase family protein is translated as MQDAQDIIDTAHRMADAARAAILPFFRTGLVADNKWQTGFDPVTEADRAGERAMREVLASRRPEDAILGEEYGAAQGTSGLTWILDPIDGTRAFLCGATSWGVLIGLSDGQDIVYGLIDQPYTRERFEGGLGQARLVTDSGPRALAARRVDLSQATLLTTYPEVGTADEAAAFRRVASQVRLTRYGLDCYAYGLLALGQVDLVIEAGLQSYDIAGPLAVVRAAGGIVTDWQGGPAHRGGRVIAAASPDLHRAALALLNAENAA
- a CDS encoding helix-turn-helix transcriptional regulator, with the protein product MKHGVDVHVGKRIRHRRWMIGMTQQQLADKVGIKFQQIQKYETGMNRVSASRLWDIARAVDVPVSFFFEGLQEGDVPEGVAGDILADKEALQLVRAYYTMPVAQRRQIFELARVLSDAA
- a CDS encoding NADPH:quinone oxidoreductase family protein, which gives rise to MAKTSMPEGSGLIRIALVEQLGGEPVIRLRPAPRAGAGQVLVRMRAAALNFADLLKAKGEYQERQDPPFAPGLEGAGEVIWAPENSGFHPGDRVAVLAPGTLAEQVAVSPGACTPIPAAMDFEQAAGFQIAYGTSHLALSARAALQLGEVLAVLGAAGGVGLTAVEIGRAMGARVIGVARGRDRLDVVRRAGADHVIDNADCPDLKAALRDLGGVDVIYDAVGDSAGEAAFRALNPGGRFLAIGFAGGRPPVLPLNHALVKNIAIHGFYWGGYARLDPAAVSDSMRDLLRMFQDGQLAPVLGQVMPLDRVAEAFDMLRSRKSVGKIVVTL
- a CDS encoding Bax inhibitor-1/YccA family protein; this encodes MADYNTYRTTQSVGSRQAVIDEGLRAYMNKVYGLMAVGMGVTAVAAYGISTAAVDASGQLTQLGVALYASPLKWVIMFAPLLVAFAFGAALNRLSVSAATMLFYGFAALMGLSISSIFLVYTDMSIVQTFLVTAIAFAGLSLWGYTTKKDISGWGSFLIMGVIGLIVASIVNIFLQSSAMQFAISILGVLIFAGLTAYDTQNIKNTYLQMAGSDRDFIGKTAIMGALQLYLDFLNLFMFLLQFMGNRD
- a CDS encoding CaiB/BaiF CoA-transferase family protein, translated to MAEPPLKGLRVVELARILAGPWIGQTLADLGAEVIKVESPEGDDTRRWGPPFIDRPLPDGGTERVAAYFHAANRGKTSVICDFNDAADLARLRGLIAQADVVIENFKLGGLTRFGLDYPALSAGNPGLVYASITGFGQDGPRARQPGYDFLIQGMSGIMDLTGDPGGEPQKVGVAWIDIFTGLYGVIAVQAALAERARSGRGQHLDLSLLDCGVAVLANQATNYLLGGTVPHRLGNAHPNIVPYQLFPASDGHLIVACGNDRQFAALCRVLDLPDLPTDPDFATNPVRVAHRDRLVPILTAATLRRTRADLIAAMEAAGVPAGPVNDVAEALTEPQIAARGLRIAPEGIPGLRTPIRLSRSDLTHDRAAPALGNGEWRFGE